One window of the Triticum dicoccoides isolate Atlit2015 ecotype Zavitan chromosome 3B, WEW_v2.0, whole genome shotgun sequence genome contains the following:
- the LOC119278206 gene encoding uncharacterized WD repeat-containing protein C17D11.16-like isoform X2: MISSMSWVPRGAARSAPIQADPPTQEEIDEAMRSIALATENDGSAAADENYGEMEVDGADEEDSEDVARAKAAAEALGKTGSGGGVSDGLEELNMEEYDDEDDEPELLSTERGDLYYENNEEDPHLVRNNDDDDGDEDEEIEDMAIKPTDMLIVCAHNEDEFNSLQVSIVEELEDGDLNMYVHHEVPLSDFPLCTAWMDFNFKDAKKEGNFIAVGTMDPAIEIWNLDIVDEVKPHIVLGGLSKNKEKVKGEKAKKYEGSHRSSVLGLAWNSVVRNALASASADKTVKVWDLYTGKCDRTLQHHDGKVQSVAWRSPEVLLTGSFDRSVAMTDMRGDGQSCHKWSVEADVESLACDPHNEHTFVVSLENGTVQAFDTRTASSHSNCGQPMFTLQAHDKAVSSISFTPSTPNVLLQFLYQPLATGSTDNTVKLWDLSKNQPSCVASLNPNLGAIFSVSFSNDSPFLLACGGSKGKLKVWNTLLEPAVANRFGK, from the exons ATGATCTCGTCCATGTCCTGGGTGCCCAGGGGCGCCGCCAGGAGCGCACCCATCCAGGCGGACCCTCCCACGCAGGAGGAGATCGACGAGGCCATGAGGAGCATCGCCCTCGCCACAGA AAATGATGGCAGCGCCGCCGCCGACGAAAACTATGGCGAGATGGAGGTCGATGGCGCCgacgaggaggacagtgaggaTGTCGCCCGGGCCAAGGCCGCCGCCGAGGCGCTCGGGAAGACCGGCTCGGGAGGCGGTGTCTCCGATGGGCTCGAGGAGCTCAACATGGAGGAATACGACGACGAGGACGACG AGCCCGAGCTTCTCAGTACCGAGAGGGGGGATTTGTACTATGAAAACAACGAAGAGGACCCTCATCTCGTCAGGAACAACGAT gatgatgatggtgatgaggaCGAGGAGATTGAAGACATGGCTATCAAACCTACTGATATGCTGATTGTTTGTGCACACAACGAGGATGAGTTCAATTCTCTTCAG GTTAGTATAGTGGAAGAGTTGGAGGACGGGGATCTTAATATGTATGTTCATCATGAGGTCCCTCTCTCAGATTTTCCACTCTGCACGGCTTGGATGGATTTTAACTTCAAGGATGCCAAGAAAGAAG GGAATTTCATTGCTGTTGGAACCATGGATCCTGCAATTGAAATATGGAACTTGGATATT GTTGATGAGGTCAAACCACATATTGTGCTAGGAGGACtttcaaaaaacaaagaaaaggttAAGGGGGAAAAG GCAAAGAAATACGAGGGTAGCCACAGAAGTTCTGTTCTTGGTCTTGCATGGAACTCGGTGGTAAG GAACGCTCTAGCTAGTGCAAGTGCAGACAAAACTGTTAAAGTTTGGGATTTATATACCGGTAAATGTGACCGCACACTGCAACATCATGATGGCAAG GTTCAGTCAGTTGCATGGAGGTCACCTGAAGTTCTTCTCACTGGATCTTTTGATAGATCAGTTGCCATG ACTGACATGAGAGGTGATGGACAAAGTTGTCATAAATGGTCCGTCGAAGCAGATGTGGAAAGCTTAGCTTGTGATCCACACAATGAACACACGTTTGTG GTTAGTCTTGAAAATGGGACGGTTCAAGCGTTTGATACGCGGACAGCTTCATCGCATTCTAATTGCGGCCAGCCCATGTTTACTCTGCAAGCACACGACAAGGCTGTTTCTTCAATATCCTTCACCCCATCTACCCCCAATGTATTGTTACAATTTTTATACCAG CCCCTTGCTACAGGTTCAACTGATAACACG GTGAAGCTCTGGGATCTGTCGAAAAACCAGCCGTCATGCGTCGCTTCACTGAATCCAAACCTT GGAGCTATATTTTCGGTATCGTTTTCGAACGACAGCCCCTTCCTGCTAGCATGCGGAGGATCAAAAGGCAAGCTGAAA GTCTGGAACACACTGTTGGAACCAGCGGTGGCTAATAGATTCGGCAAGTAG
- the LOC119278206 gene encoding uncharacterized WD repeat-containing protein C17D11.16-like isoform X3: MISSMSWVPRGAARSAPIQADPPTQEEIDEAMRSIALATENDGSAAADENYGEMEVDGADEEDSEDVARAKAAAEALGKTGSGGGVSDGLEELNMEEYDDEDDVEPELLSTERGDLYYENNEEDPHLVRNNDDDDGDEDEEIEDMAIKPTDMLIVCAHNEDEFNSLQVSIVEELEDGDLNMYVHHEVPLSDFPLCTAWMDFNFKDAKKEGNFIAVGTMDPAIEIWNLDIVDEVKPHIVLGGLSKNKEKVKGEKAKKYEGSHRSSVLGLAWNSVVRNALASASADKTVKVWDLYTGKCDRTLQHHDGKVQSVAWRSPEVLLTGSFDRSVAMTDMRGDGQSCHKWSVEADVESLACDPHNEHTFVVSLENGTVQAFDTRTASSHSNCGQPMFTLQAHDKAVSSISFTPSTPNPLATGSTDNTVKLWDLSKNQPSCVASLNPNLGAIFSVSFSNDSPFLLACGGSKGKLKVWNTLLEPAVANRFGK; this comes from the exons ATGATCTCGTCCATGTCCTGGGTGCCCAGGGGCGCCGCCAGGAGCGCACCCATCCAGGCGGACCCTCCCACGCAGGAGGAGATCGACGAGGCCATGAGGAGCATCGCCCTCGCCACAGA AAATGATGGCAGCGCCGCCGCCGACGAAAACTATGGCGAGATGGAGGTCGATGGCGCCgacgaggaggacagtgaggaTGTCGCCCGGGCCAAGGCCGCCGCCGAGGCGCTCGGGAAGACCGGCTCGGGAGGCGGTGTCTCCGATGGGCTCGAGGAGCTCAACATGGAGGAATACGACGACGAGGACGACG TAGAGCCCGAGCTTCTCAGTACCGAGAGGGGGGATTTGTACTATGAAAACAACGAAGAGGACCCTCATCTCGTCAGGAACAACGAT gatgatgatggtgatgaggaCGAGGAGATTGAAGACATGGCTATCAAACCTACTGATATGCTGATTGTTTGTGCACACAACGAGGATGAGTTCAATTCTCTTCAG GTTAGTATAGTGGAAGAGTTGGAGGACGGGGATCTTAATATGTATGTTCATCATGAGGTCCCTCTCTCAGATTTTCCACTCTGCACGGCTTGGATGGATTTTAACTTCAAGGATGCCAAGAAAGAAG GGAATTTCATTGCTGTTGGAACCATGGATCCTGCAATTGAAATATGGAACTTGGATATT GTTGATGAGGTCAAACCACATATTGTGCTAGGAGGACtttcaaaaaacaaagaaaaggttAAGGGGGAAAAG GCAAAGAAATACGAGGGTAGCCACAGAAGTTCTGTTCTTGGTCTTGCATGGAACTCGGTGGTAAG GAACGCTCTAGCTAGTGCAAGTGCAGACAAAACTGTTAAAGTTTGGGATTTATATACCGGTAAATGTGACCGCACACTGCAACATCATGATGGCAAG GTTCAGTCAGTTGCATGGAGGTCACCTGAAGTTCTTCTCACTGGATCTTTTGATAGATCAGTTGCCATG ACTGACATGAGAGGTGATGGACAAAGTTGTCATAAATGGTCCGTCGAAGCAGATGTGGAAAGCTTAGCTTGTGATCCACACAATGAACACACGTTTGTG GTTAGTCTTGAAAATGGGACGGTTCAAGCGTTTGATACGCGGACAGCTTCATCGCATTCTAATTGCGGCCAGCCCATGTTTACTCTGCAAGCACACGACAAGGCTGTTTCTTCAATATCCTTCACCCCATCTACCCCCAAT CCCCTTGCTACAGGTTCAACTGATAACACG GTGAAGCTCTGGGATCTGTCGAAAAACCAGCCGTCATGCGTCGCTTCACTGAATCCAAACCTT GGAGCTATATTTTCGGTATCGTTTTCGAACGACAGCCCCTTCCTGCTAGCATGCGGAGGATCAAAAGGCAAGCTGAAA GTCTGGAACACACTGTTGGAACCAGCGGTGGCTAATAGATTCGGCAAGTAG
- the LOC119278206 gene encoding uncharacterized WD repeat-containing protein C17D11.16-like isoform X1 — MISSMSWVPRGAARSAPIQADPPTQEEIDEAMRSIALATENDGSAAADENYGEMEVDGADEEDSEDVARAKAAAEALGKTGSGGGVSDGLEELNMEEYDDEDDVEPELLSTERGDLYYENNEEDPHLVRNNDDDDGDEDEEIEDMAIKPTDMLIVCAHNEDEFNSLQVSIVEELEDGDLNMYVHHEVPLSDFPLCTAWMDFNFKDAKKEGNFIAVGTMDPAIEIWNLDIVDEVKPHIVLGGLSKNKEKVKGEKAKKYEGSHRSSVLGLAWNSVVRNALASASADKTVKVWDLYTGKCDRTLQHHDGKVQSVAWRSPEVLLTGSFDRSVAMTDMRGDGQSCHKWSVEADVESLACDPHNEHTFVVSLENGTVQAFDTRTASSHSNCGQPMFTLQAHDKAVSSISFTPSTPNVLLQFLYQPLATGSTDNTVKLWDLSKNQPSCVASLNPNLGAIFSVSFSNDSPFLLACGGSKGKLKVWNTLLEPAVANRFGK, encoded by the exons ATGATCTCGTCCATGTCCTGGGTGCCCAGGGGCGCCGCCAGGAGCGCACCCATCCAGGCGGACCCTCCCACGCAGGAGGAGATCGACGAGGCCATGAGGAGCATCGCCCTCGCCACAGA AAATGATGGCAGCGCCGCCGCCGACGAAAACTATGGCGAGATGGAGGTCGATGGCGCCgacgaggaggacagtgaggaTGTCGCCCGGGCCAAGGCCGCCGCCGAGGCGCTCGGGAAGACCGGCTCGGGAGGCGGTGTCTCCGATGGGCTCGAGGAGCTCAACATGGAGGAATACGACGACGAGGACGACG TAGAGCCCGAGCTTCTCAGTACCGAGAGGGGGGATTTGTACTATGAAAACAACGAAGAGGACCCTCATCTCGTCAGGAACAACGAT gatgatgatggtgatgaggaCGAGGAGATTGAAGACATGGCTATCAAACCTACTGATATGCTGATTGTTTGTGCACACAACGAGGATGAGTTCAATTCTCTTCAG GTTAGTATAGTGGAAGAGTTGGAGGACGGGGATCTTAATATGTATGTTCATCATGAGGTCCCTCTCTCAGATTTTCCACTCTGCACGGCTTGGATGGATTTTAACTTCAAGGATGCCAAGAAAGAAG GGAATTTCATTGCTGTTGGAACCATGGATCCTGCAATTGAAATATGGAACTTGGATATT GTTGATGAGGTCAAACCACATATTGTGCTAGGAGGACtttcaaaaaacaaagaaaaggttAAGGGGGAAAAG GCAAAGAAATACGAGGGTAGCCACAGAAGTTCTGTTCTTGGTCTTGCATGGAACTCGGTGGTAAG GAACGCTCTAGCTAGTGCAAGTGCAGACAAAACTGTTAAAGTTTGGGATTTATATACCGGTAAATGTGACCGCACACTGCAACATCATGATGGCAAG GTTCAGTCAGTTGCATGGAGGTCACCTGAAGTTCTTCTCACTGGATCTTTTGATAGATCAGTTGCCATG ACTGACATGAGAGGTGATGGACAAAGTTGTCATAAATGGTCCGTCGAAGCAGATGTGGAAAGCTTAGCTTGTGATCCACACAATGAACACACGTTTGTG GTTAGTCTTGAAAATGGGACGGTTCAAGCGTTTGATACGCGGACAGCTTCATCGCATTCTAATTGCGGCCAGCCCATGTTTACTCTGCAAGCACACGACAAGGCTGTTTCTTCAATATCCTTCACCCCATCTACCCCCAATGTATTGTTACAATTTTTATACCAG CCCCTTGCTACAGGTTCAACTGATAACACG GTGAAGCTCTGGGATCTGTCGAAAAACCAGCCGTCATGCGTCGCTTCACTGAATCCAAACCTT GGAGCTATATTTTCGGTATCGTTTTCGAACGACAGCCCCTTCCTGCTAGCATGCGGAGGATCAAAAGGCAAGCTGAAA GTCTGGAACACACTGTTGGAACCAGCGGTGGCTAATAGATTCGGCAAGTAG
- the LOC119278206 gene encoding uncharacterized WD repeat-containing protein C17D11.16-like isoform X4, which yields MISSMSWVPRGAARSAPIQADPPTQEEIDEAMRSIALATENDGSAAADENYGEMEVDGADEEDSEDVARAKAAAEALGKTGSGGGVSDGLEELNMEEYDDEDDEPELLSTERGDLYYENNEEDPHLVRNNDDDDGDEDEEIEDMAIKPTDMLIVCAHNEDEFNSLQVSIVEELEDGDLNMYVHHEVPLSDFPLCTAWMDFNFKDAKKEGNFIAVGTMDPAIEIWNLDIVDEVKPHIVLGGLSKNKEKVKGEKAKKYEGSHRSSVLGLAWNSVVRNALASASADKTVKVWDLYTGKCDRTLQHHDGKVQSVAWRSPEVLLTGSFDRSVAMTDMRGDGQSCHKWSVEADVESLACDPHNEHTFVVSLENGTVQAFDTRTASSHSNCGQPMFTLQAHDKAVSSISFTPSTPNPLATGSTDNTVKLWDLSKNQPSCVASLNPNLGAIFSVSFSNDSPFLLACGGSKGKLKVWNTLLEPAVANRFGK from the exons ATGATCTCGTCCATGTCCTGGGTGCCCAGGGGCGCCGCCAGGAGCGCACCCATCCAGGCGGACCCTCCCACGCAGGAGGAGATCGACGAGGCCATGAGGAGCATCGCCCTCGCCACAGA AAATGATGGCAGCGCCGCCGCCGACGAAAACTATGGCGAGATGGAGGTCGATGGCGCCgacgaggaggacagtgaggaTGTCGCCCGGGCCAAGGCCGCCGCCGAGGCGCTCGGGAAGACCGGCTCGGGAGGCGGTGTCTCCGATGGGCTCGAGGAGCTCAACATGGAGGAATACGACGACGAGGACGACG AGCCCGAGCTTCTCAGTACCGAGAGGGGGGATTTGTACTATGAAAACAACGAAGAGGACCCTCATCTCGTCAGGAACAACGAT gatgatgatggtgatgaggaCGAGGAGATTGAAGACATGGCTATCAAACCTACTGATATGCTGATTGTTTGTGCACACAACGAGGATGAGTTCAATTCTCTTCAG GTTAGTATAGTGGAAGAGTTGGAGGACGGGGATCTTAATATGTATGTTCATCATGAGGTCCCTCTCTCAGATTTTCCACTCTGCACGGCTTGGATGGATTTTAACTTCAAGGATGCCAAGAAAGAAG GGAATTTCATTGCTGTTGGAACCATGGATCCTGCAATTGAAATATGGAACTTGGATATT GTTGATGAGGTCAAACCACATATTGTGCTAGGAGGACtttcaaaaaacaaagaaaaggttAAGGGGGAAAAG GCAAAGAAATACGAGGGTAGCCACAGAAGTTCTGTTCTTGGTCTTGCATGGAACTCGGTGGTAAG GAACGCTCTAGCTAGTGCAAGTGCAGACAAAACTGTTAAAGTTTGGGATTTATATACCGGTAAATGTGACCGCACACTGCAACATCATGATGGCAAG GTTCAGTCAGTTGCATGGAGGTCACCTGAAGTTCTTCTCACTGGATCTTTTGATAGATCAGTTGCCATG ACTGACATGAGAGGTGATGGACAAAGTTGTCATAAATGGTCCGTCGAAGCAGATGTGGAAAGCTTAGCTTGTGATCCACACAATGAACACACGTTTGTG GTTAGTCTTGAAAATGGGACGGTTCAAGCGTTTGATACGCGGACAGCTTCATCGCATTCTAATTGCGGCCAGCCCATGTTTACTCTGCAAGCACACGACAAGGCTGTTTCTTCAATATCCTTCACCCCATCTACCCCCAAT CCCCTTGCTACAGGTTCAACTGATAACACG GTGAAGCTCTGGGATCTGTCGAAAAACCAGCCGTCATGCGTCGCTTCACTGAATCCAAACCTT GGAGCTATATTTTCGGTATCGTTTTCGAACGACAGCCCCTTCCTGCTAGCATGCGGAGGATCAAAAGGCAAGCTGAAA GTCTGGAACACACTGTTGGAACCAGCGGTGGCTAATAGATTCGGCAAGTAG